GCGCCGCCGTGACGAGCACCTCCAGTGCCGCCGAGAGGCTCGGTTGGCGCATGGCCTTCGGCACGTACACGCTCAGCGGCACCAGCGAGGGGCATGGCTTCGGCGCGACGAGCGTGAGGTTGGCGCAGTTGCCCACCCCGTCACTGTTGAGGTGGTAGTACGGCGAGCCGGACAGGCACAGTGAGAGCTGCTCGCGTCCATCCGTGTGGCGGATGCGGAGCAGCTCCACCGTGGCGTCCGGGTTCCAGTCGATCGTCTGTCCGATGATCGCCTGCCCGTCGGCGGTCGCCTCGCCGGTGACGGCCAGCGAGGTGCACATGGCCCCCACCTGGGCGTAGTTGATGGCCAGCTCCAGCATGCACTGGAGCACGAAGGCGTCCAGGTACGGCAGGCCCGCGCCCTCGGCTTGCCCCTGGATGAGCTCGAGGGCCCCCGGATCGAAGGCGCGCACGTTGGCCTCCAGCTTCAGCGCCGTCCGCACAACGTCCTCGCGAGGCGCCTTCAAGGGTCCCATGGCCAGGGCCTGGAAGAGGTACTCGGCCGAGGCGCGCAGGCTCTCCCGGCTCGCCTCGCC
This is a stretch of genomic DNA from Archangium violaceum. It encodes these proteins:
- a CDS encoding C45 family autoproteolytic acyltransferase/hydolase, producing MTTLRVIECGGTPRQIGQQWGEASRESLRASAEYLFQALAMGPLKAPREDVVRTALKLEANVRAFDPGALELIQGQAEGAGLPYLDAFVLQCMLELAINYAQVGAMCTSLAVTGEATADGQAIIGQTIDWNPDATVELLRIRHTDGREQLSLCLSGSPYYHLNSDGVGNCANLTLVAPKPCPSLVPLSVYVPKAMRQPSLSAALEVLVTAARGIGYYHLADAHGRVVGIESTYDDHVLLQPERGVLVHANHYQSERFREQDITRQFVPCTLKRKDRIAERVAAEHGRLTPESVMRLLGDHGTPDGRICMHDTPAAPGTMPMETKATVVMAPARRTMWVAVGPACREPFTEVRL